In the Acidobacteriota bacterium genome, CGTCGCCGGTCTGGGCACTACCGGCACGTTTACCGGTGTCGGTCGCTACCTGCGGGAAAAGGCCGCCACAGACCGGGGCGCGGCCCCCGTTCGCCTGATCGCAATCCAGCCCGATGGCCCGTTCCACGGCCTGGAGGGGATGAAGCATATGGAAAGCGCCCTGGTGCCGGCTATCTATCAGCCCGAGCTGGCAGATGAGGACCGCTCGGTGAGCACCGAGGACGCCTACGCCATGGTCCGCCGCCTGGCACGGCGCCACGGTCTGCGACTGGGCATCTCCGCCGGAGCCAACCTTTGGGCGGCGGCGCGCGTAGCTCAAGAGGAAGCCGATGCCGGCCGCTCGGCGGTGGTGGTCACCGTGCTCTGCGACGGCGCCGACAAATACCTCACCGAAGACTTCTGGAGCCAGTCATGACCCGATTGTTGATTTCTCCGCGCCACCTCCAGGCCGCCGAGCTCCATGCCGCCGCTACCTATCCGGAGGAATGCTGCGGCATTCTCATCGGCCGCCCTCTGGATCCCGAGGAGCACGGCGAGGAAGGGGCCCTGGTGGAGCGCATCCTCTCCGCCCAGAACGCCCGCGACGAGAGCCGCGGCAACCGCTACCTCATCGAGCCGGAAACCGTCCTCGCTGCTCACAAGGAAGCGCGGGCCGCCAAGCTCGACGTGGTGGGCTACTACCACTCCCATCCCGACCACCCTGCGGAACCCAGCGAGTTCGACCGCGAGCACGCGTGGCCGGGCTACAGTTATCTCATCGTCTCGGTGCGGAAGGGCCAGGTGGCGGAGAGCCGCAGCTGGCGTCTGCGGGATGATCGAGAACGCTTTGACGAAGAGACCGTCGACCCGGCCCTCGGCGCTTCCGCCGCCGTCGCCGCCGGTCACGGAAAAACCAAGAAGAGGTCCTGAGATCATGAGCGTCACCGTCCAGATCCCCACTCCCCTGCGCCGGTTCACCGACGACCGGGCCGAGGTCGAGCTCGAAGGCACCACCGTCGGCGCGGTGCTCAACGCTCTGATCCAGCGCTACGGCTCCCTCGAGCGCCACCTCTACCAGGACGGCAAGCTGCGCAGCTTCGTCAACATTTTCCTCGGTGACGAGGACGTCCGTCACCTCGACGGCGAGGCGACGCCAGTGGCCGAC is a window encoding:
- a CDS encoding MoaD/ThiS family protein, which gives rise to MSVTVQIPTPLRRFTDDRAEVELEGTTVGAVLNALIQRYGSLERHLYQDGKLRSFVNIFLGDEDVRHLDGEATPVADGDTLTIIPAIAGGGPE
- a CDS encoding M67 family metallopeptidase, with protein sequence MTRLLISPRHLQAAELHAAATYPEECCGILIGRPLDPEEHGEEGALVERILSAQNARDESRGNRYLIEPETVLAAHKEARAAKLDVVGYYHSHPDHPAEPSEFDREHAWPGYSYLIVSVRKGQVAESRSWRLRDDRERFDEETVDPALGASAAVAAGHGKTKKRS